Part of the Chitinophaga parva genome is shown below.
CCTTGTGTTCAGCTTAATGATAATACCCAGTTTTTCCAGGGTACGGTAAGCCCGCTCATGCGACTTGTCACTCATAGGTGCCAGCAGGTTTGGAGAGGCATCCACGATGTAGATGGCCGTTTCCTGCGGATCTATCTCGGGATAGTCTTTGCGGAGCATGAACTTGCGCAGCTCTGCCAGCATACCTGCCATTTCCACACCGGTGGGACCTCCGCCGGCAATCACGGTGGTGAGCATTCTTTTGCGCAGCACCGGGTTGGTTTCAATCGAAGCCCTTTCCAGGCCCCGGATCAGTTCATTACGCATGAACAGTGCATCGTCAATACCTTTCAGCGGAAAGGCATGCCTGCGCGCGCTTTCGTTCTCAAAAAAATTGGTCTTGGTACCAGCCGCAAATACAAGGTAATCGTAGGCCAGCACCGCACCGTCATTGAGGGTAACCGTATGTTGTACGGGATCAGCCTTCACTACTGCGCCCATCCGGAATTTAACGCTCTTCTTGCGCAGCAGCTTGCGGAAGGGATAACTGATACTGGCAGGTTCCAGGAAGCTGGTGGCCACTTGGTAGAGCAACGGGGTGAAATAGTTGTAGTTGTTTTTATCCACCAGGGTAACTTCGTAGTCCCGTGACCGGTAGAGCTGGCGGGCAAAGTTGAGGCCCGCAAATCCCCCGCCTATCAGCAGGATTCTCTTCTTGGTTTTATGCATGTGCCGTGGTTTGAGAAAGAAATGGAATTAAGTATCAGTAGCAGGTATTACGTCTTATAATTTACACCATTTTGCCCGTTTTACTTGCTACATAATACTTAATCCCTATGCAGCAGCCTTAAGCTTTTACCGGCTGCTGGCTGAACCAGGTTTTGAAGTCGATGGTGCCCAGGCGCGCGCCCTCGCTTGTAACCAGGGTATGGCTATCGATCTTTTCACCCCAGTATATTTCATCCGGGCCAGCCACGATGGGGCGTTTGTCGCCCACCAGCTGGAGGTATTTTCCGATCAGCTCGGACATGGCCACTTTTTCAGGACCGCCTATTTCCACCACGCCGTTCTTAGCAGGTTCCAGTATTATGTCAGTGAGCAGGCTGGCCACATCTGCCGCGGCTATGGGCTGGAAGGGGAACGTGCTCAGGTGGCATTCGCCGTTGATCATGCTGGCATCCGCAATGCCGCCGATGAACTCCATGAACTGGGTTGCGTGTACAATGGTGAAAGGAATACCGGAGTTGCGGATCAGTGTTTCCTGGGCCACTTTGGCACGGAAATAACCATTGTCCGGCATGCGTTCTACCCCCACGATGGAGAGGGCCACGTGTTTTTTTACGCTGGCTTTCAGTGCGGCCTTCAGCACGTTGGCGGTAGAGGTTTTGAAGAAATTCATAACGGCGCTGTCTTCAAAAGAAGGAGCGTTGGCCACGTCCACGGTAATGTCTGCTCCCTGCAGCACCTGGTCCAGCCCTTCGCCGGTGAGGGTGTCTACACCGGAAGAGGGGGATGCGGCAATGGCTTCATGTCCAAGTTGGGTGAGTTTGTTGACTACCTGTGAGCCGATACGGCCACTTCCGCCAATTACTACAATTTTCATACGTTGGTTGTTTAAAGTGCGTTAACACCAGGTTTAAAAATGCATTCAAATAAAACGGCGCCGTGCGTTGGAACTGAGCTTCAACGCATATCAGGTCCCCGTTGTGCCATGCGGTTTACAACCCGCGTGCCTGAGATGTAAGGTATTGATATACAGATTGTTGAGTAGTAGACGATATTTCGGATGCCACTGCTGGTCGTGGATACGCTTTGGAGGTGGCGAAATAAAGTGGGATGTAGTACTTTACTATCCTGCATTACATTTAACCATCTGCAAATTTCCTCTCCCATGTTCACCGAAAAAGAAATACTGGACCAACTGGATGAACCCTTCCTCGATCTGCATGCGCCTTCCGGCCCACCCTGGCTGGTGCCTCCAAGGGCACGGTCCCAACATACCTTCATGCTGGACCTGGAGCACGGCTATTTTGAAACAGCCGGCAGTTACATCCACCTCTTTGCAGATGAAGAACGCTGGGCCATTGTGATGGAGAAGACCGGTTACAACAACCGTAGTGATTATATTGAATCGGAGCTCGTATACTTTGGCAATTGCGTGGCGCAGGTTGGTGAATACAACATGTTGATGCTGCCTCTGATCGATACCTGGTTGCCGGACGATCTTCCATCGCTGGCCAGCATTGGCCATTTTCATTATGAAAGCGTGTACCAACCGGAAGTGCCGCCCAGTGCACAGGAAACTTACCAACGGTACATGGCTATGATAACCTCAAAGAATTTTATGCCCCTATACACAACCGGATGCATCGTTTAAAGACCCTGATACCAGGCTTACACTTTGCTGAGCGCCAGTGTTATTGACCAATGCGAGCCCCCGGAGATCCGGATTAAATTTTTTAATAACGACTTTTCACATGCTTTCCGCATGTGTAGTGGAGGAATGGATGTAAATGGAAAACCAGGCAGGGCGGAGCGCATTATCGCTCTTATTGACTTCCGTCTTCATTCTCCTTCAATATACAATAAATAAGGAATCCTGCCTACATAATGAAAGCGTATACAACACCTATAATCTTTAACACTGCATTCAGGTGGCAGTATTCAATATTGACTAATTACGGGCACTGGCGGCAGCCAAAACATCTCTGCACATTAAAATAGCATTAAGCAAAATCAGTAGTTGGCAAACCTATCTTGTAAAAAAAGTGGATTTTTCTTTTTTTATTCAATTTTTTTCTACCTTCATTACGCACTTGCTAGTGTTGTTTAGACCATCGGTTACTCTTAACGTCTGTTGTTTCGTTGTTGTTCAGCTCCTGTCGAGAACGTTATTCTTCAACCTGTCAGGCCTATTTCGATCAAACGCTCAGGTATCTTTACTGTATAATGTCAACCATTGAACAGGCGCCGGCCATGCCGGACCTGAACAGTATATTGTTTGTGTATGAGACTATGCATCGTCCTGTTATTCCTTCATATTTTCTGTGCCATAAACGCTTCTGTGTTTGCGATGAACGGTACTGTTGATTCTACCTTTAAACGCCAACATACGATCGCCTGGAAGGTAACGGGTAAACAATTGCAGCATCCCGGCTACCTGATCGGCACCTGCCATGCGGTAGGAAAGTCTTTCCTGGACAGCATTCCTGCCATCAGAGCCATTTTACAACAATCGCGTTGCCTGTTAACGGAACTATATCCATCTGATAATAGCGACGGTGTTACAACCACTACAGACATCCAGGCATTGCCACTGCTGGACAAGCGGCAGTATGCACTCATGGATTCTTTCTTCAAGGCCACCGCTGGCCCTACAGAAGGCCTGGACAACCCGGACGTGCTGCACATATCGGTCTATGATTTCATTGGCGGCATCCGCGAAATGTTGTTACGCAGGTCTGGTACGGCCGCCTTTGCACAAATGGACCGCGAACTTTATGAGTCGTTTCATGCAGCCGCGAAAGCAACGTATGCACTGGAGAAGGCAACAGACCTGTATTTTAGGCCGGGCGACACCGTTGCTGCAAAGGCTTTGCTGGACCGGTACATCAGCACGGTAAGCCAGTGGGACGAGTGGGACATTTCCAATCCGCAATCTGACATCGCAAAATTTATAAAACGGTACAAAACACTGCAGCTGGACTACCAGCTCAGCGCTACAGAACCCACAGCACTTTCACAACAATTCTCAAAAACGATTGCCAACAGAAATAAAAACTGGCTGCCAAAGATAGAGCACTATATGCAGCAGCAACCCACTGTAGTAGCGGTAGGCTTTTACCATCTTGCCTTTACGACCGGTCTTATCAACCTTCTTCGTGCAGACGGTTACAACGTAACGCCCGTCGCGCTTTAATGGGAATGTCTGATCTCGACCATAAATACCGTACAGAGGAAAAAGATCTACGGGCAGCCATCAGGGCAGAAGCCAAAAAGATCAGGGGCGTGACAGCGGAATGGGAAAATCTTTACGTACTGCGGTCGCCGGTTAATGGAAGGCTCTCATTCTTTAAAATCCTGACTACCCTGGAACAAAAAATGGCGGCGCTGCTGCACTACACCACGGAGTGGAAGCGCCTTTTCGGCGAGTCGCCGGATGACATGCTGGCAATGCTGAAGCTCAATATGGACCAGGAATTTACCAGGAACATTATTGGGAATACCTGTTTGCCGGCCAGGCGACCTGGATCAAACATGCTCTGGCGGTTTAATGCCACAACGCGTTAGTCTATAATATATTATTCATAATATCACCAGTGTTTCCAAAACATATACCAACCCAACCAATGATAAGTTGCGTTGTTTGCTGGTGTCAATTTGTAAAGCTGTCCACCTATTGGGCCGGTGTTTCCCATTTGCTCAAAGTGGAAAATTTTCTGCTACAATACAGAAAATTTTCACGACGTATACTTAAACAAAAAAGTGGCTGCATCTTTTTTGATGCAGCCACTTCATATGCTGTAAACCAGCCGGGGTGGTCAATAAACGCCTTCGTTAACGCTTGATCACCTTGAACGTTGTCGCCTGCCGTTCATTCTCTAACTTCAGCAGGTACATCCCTACCGGCACGCTCCCAATATTCTGGCTGATCCGTGTCTGCCCTTTCACATTCCATCTGCGGATCACCTTTCCCTGCATATCCACCAGCGAAAGTATTTTATACACCGGCTCTTTCACCTGCAGTGTGATCTGCCCGTTGGTAGGATTGGGATACAACGTTACGTTGTTCTTGTCCGCCGTTTCCACTACCGGTTTTAATTGGCTGTAAGCCGCCATCATAGCCTGCGATACGGCAGGGCTATCGGGTGGTGCCACCGCACAGTTGCTGATGCTGAACCAGTTGAATTTGAAATTACCGGATTGCACGTGGATGCCGGTATAGCTCAGCGCCGGCAACGTGATGGTGTCTGTTATCGTCTGCCATTTACCACCGGTGTTCGGAATATCATACACGCCAAAGTTATAGCCGCTATGGCCTACCCACAGCTTGGAGGCTACGGTGGATGATACGCGGAAGCTGATGGTGTAACGGCCTGCCACGGGCACTACGAGCGTGCTGTAGGCAAACCAGTCATTCGTCCACAGGTTCGTGTAGTCTTTGCCACCCCCCACATCCGTACAGTTTTCCAGGTACGGGTTGGAAGACTTGTTAGAGGCGCTTTCCGCTTCATATTTATGGTCTACTGTACAAGTATAAGCCGTGGTCACTACCGCGCTGGCACTGATGGCGCCTTGTGATACGGTGACACTGTCTGTGCCCGGGGTGCTGCCGGCGGTGAAAACACCGGTGTTCGAGATCGTATTACCAGCATTGTCTACTGTCCACACGGGCGTGAATGCCAATACGCTGTCACGCTGGTCGTAACCAATGGCGGTGAACTGCTGGGAGGCACCTACCGGCACAGTTACAGTATCTGGCGCCAGCGTAATGCGGGTCAGCACCGGCAGTGCGGTCACATGTGCGGTAGCCGTATCGGTGATGCCGGCTTCTGTAGCGGTGATCGTAAAATTGCCGGGCGCGGTGGCGGTAAATGCGCCGGTGCTGCTGATGCTGGCGCCCGTGCCGGATACAGACCATGTGGGGGATACGATGAACACACTGCTATCCTGTCCGCGGCCACTGGCGGTGAACTGTTGTATATCCCCGGTGTGCAGGTTCACCGTGGCGGGTTGTACATCCAGTTGTGCCAGTGTAATGGAGTCTGCGCGCACAAAGCGCAGCCAGTTGAAGTTCCAGCCATCTTTGTTGGCCTGTATGCGGATGGTTTTGTTGCCTGCCGGTAATTGGATGGGCAGGGAGGTCACCGTTTCCCAGTTCTGCCATCCGCCGCTGGCGGGCAGTGCCACGGTTTGCAGGGTTACAGCATCCATCATGATGTTGAGGCTCGACAAGCTGTTGGCCGCCACGCGGAACTGGATGCGATAGGCACCGCTATCCGGTACGGCGATGTCGTACTCGAACCAGGTGCCGGTGCCAATGTAGCTTACATCTGCACCACCGCCCACATCGGCCGTGGTTTCTGTGCAACAGGCATTGCTGTTACCAAATTGTTCGGCTTCAATTTTTGCGGGAATGGGTTTGTACGTCGCGGTCCTGGGCGTGGCATAGGCCACGGCAGTTTTGGTTACGCCGTTCACCGTGGCGGTGGCAGTGATGGTGGCGCTGTCATGCAGCGTGGCCAGGCCTGTTGTCGTAATGCTGTTGCCCGTTCCGGTAATGCTCCATACCGGTGTGATGTTCATGGGAAAGCCGTTCTGATCCAGCGCTTTGGCGGTATACTGCTGGGTAATGCCCGGCAGGAAAGAGATCGTGGCGGGTGTGAGGGTTACGGTATCCAGCACCGGCGTGCCCAGGCCTTTCTGGTAAACATGCACATAGTCTACCAGCATACTGTCTGGCCAGTCTGCATCCACGATGGTGCCGCCCATACCGCCACCTATGGAGATATTCAGGATCAGGAAAAACTTCTGGTCAAAGGGCCAGTCTTTCCAGTCGGTATGGGGGTTCGGGTAGGTGAGCACGTGGAGGTTGTCGTACCTGAATTCAATGGAATCGGCATTCCATTCCATGCTGTATACGTGGTACACCGTATCTACATCGGGTATTACTTTGGATGCGGACACCTGGCCCCCGTTGGTCCAGTTGCGGTTTTGGGTATGCACGGTGGATAACACTGTACCGAAGTTGTTGCCTACATGTTCCATTATATCCAGTTCCCCGCTCTTGGGCCAGGCGCCATATGCGCTGGTGGTGGGCATCAGCCAGATGGCCGGCCACGAGCCGCGTGCGCGGGGCAGCCTGGCCCTTACATCTACTTTGCCATATTGGAAATCCACTTTGTTCTGCGTGATCAGGCGGGCGGAAGACCATGGCTCAGTGGTAGTTCCATTGGGATAATCCTTTTTACCGGTGATCACCAGGTGGCCATTTCTTACGCGGGCATTGTCATGCGTGGCGTCGGTGTACACCTCCTGCTCCCCATTGATCCATCCTTTGGGCTGTGGGTCTATTTTCCATTTATTCACATCCGGCACACCGTCTATGCTGAATTCCTCATCAAAGATCATGGTCCAGTTAGGGTTCCCCTGGAACACTACGTTCCCTCTTGCCGTATAGGCGCTGGCGTTAGCACTGTCCAGTTCCTGGCCGGCGATGGTGAGTTTCAGGATGGCCCTCGAATAATTAACGGGTGAATTGCCGCTTAAGGAAAGTAGGGCCGTAGTGTCATTTACCCGCGTCACATGGCTGATGCTTACGCCGGAGGGTAGGTTGGTGGCCGTCCAGCCGGCAGGGTGCAGGGTATCGGCAAACGAGCCTCCATGTACCGTAGCGGTAAGCACGGCGCCGTTTTCCTGGCCCATGGCTATGCTGGTATCTTTGAGGGTAATGGCAGTAGGATTGGGCCCTTCTACCAGGTCAAAGTACAGGATGCCATTGGCTTTTTTGCCATCAATGAAATGCACCTCTATGCGGTTAAAATTGGTCCGCGTTTTCACGCTGGAGAAGTCGTACGTGGCTTGCTCCCATGTGTTGATGTGACTTGCCTTGTAGGTAAAGTACACCGCGGTGGCGTAGTCGTTGTTGTGCTGCAGTTTGAACATGATCTCATCCTGGGTGCTGGCATACACCAGCATGCGGAACTTACTGTTGGTAGAGAGATCAAAGGAATCAGAGAGGGTACAACCTGCGGTCATGTACTCAAAGCAGGTGGTGTCTTTGGTGAATTTGGCCACCAGCGGGCTGGTATTAAGGCCGGAAGGATTGGGATTGGCCACGCCAAATTGTACTTTGCCGGTTGCATTGTCGCCGGCATAGTAAGTCCATCTGCTGGAGCAGGGCCCGTGGCCTTCCATGTCATCGAGCAGGAGGTATTGTGCCTGCAGCCTGCCACATACGAGCACGCCGAGGAGCAACACAAAAAGTGTAGCGATGTTTTTCATAACGTTTCGTTTATCAGGATGAAGAAAAGCCAGCGCAGTGGGTGACTGCGCTGGCAGGTTATTATGGATAAATGGATGTTTGCATGGGGATACTGTTGTAAAGAAAGTTTATGCTACAGGTTTGGGTTCACGGCGGCGTCTACACCGGGTACGGGCATCCAGTAGTCCGCCTGGGTAATGGTACCATTGGGCTGCAGGTCTGCGGGGTCTTTGTCCGCATTGGCGGCAGCCACCAGGTCCAGTCTCACGAGGTCAAACCAGCGGTTCCATTCACCGGCAAATTCCCAGGCCCTTTCCTGCACCACGGCGGCTGCAAAATCGGCGCCGGACAGGCCTTTGGGGAGATCTGCAAGGCCGGCACGCTGGCGCACTGCATTCACGGCAGCATAGGCCTCATCACTGGGTGTACCGGTGGCCCTGGCCTGTGCTTCCGCATAAATGAGCAGCACGTGCGCATAGCGCAGCATGATCACCGGGTTGTTAGACATATAAGTGGCTTTGTCGCCGGCCTGCTGTATGGTGAACTTTTTATAGTAGGGATGCTTGGTAGTAGTAGACTGCCAGGGAATGGTGTTGCCATTCACTACAAATTCCGTGGAGAATGTATCATCCTTGCGCGGGCCAGCCGGGAAGTTGTTAAAGAACTTCAGTTCCGGGAAAAAGTCGCTCCAGCCACCCTGGTCTTCCGGCATGGTAGACAGGCCGTAGAAAGAGTTATAGGTAGACCATTGCCCGCGGGTGAACAGTGCAAATACATCTTCCACCGTACCGCCTACAAAGATCTTCAGGAAGCCGCCCTGGTACAGGTCAAAGCCGTAGGCGCCCTTGTTATCGATCACCTCTTTGGCCTTGGCGGCGGCCAGTGCATACTTTGAGTTGTCTTTCAGGGGCCAGCCGGCTTCTGTGAGGTACACATCTGCCAGCAGCGCTTTCACGGAGCCTTTGTTGGGCCGTCCCGGATCGCGTTTGGTGTTGGGTACCCATTCTTCCGCGTGGGCCAGGTCTGCTTCTATCAGCTTATAAATATCGGCAGGCTGGCTTTTGGTGAGGTGCAGGTAATCCGGTGAATAGATCTCAGACGGGATGATGGGCACCGGGCCCCACAGGCGGGTGAGCCAGTAGTAGCAAAGCGCGCGCAGGAAATAGGCTTCACCCACAATGGTATGGATAGTGGTTTCCGTACCATCCTGCACCTGGTCATAATTGTTGATGATATTTGTAGTGGACTGGATGGTTTTGTAACAACCCAGCCAGATGGGCGTCATCCTGCTGTTGAGCGAGGTAACATTAAAGCGGTCAAACTCGCGGAACTCTTCTTTGTTGGAGCCGGGATGCGTGGTAAGGTCATCGCCTCCCATGGTCATGGCTATCTGTGACACGGTGGTAAAGCCGCTGGTCCAGGGCACCATCAGGCTGCCGTAAGCACCGGTGAGGGCAGATTCCAGGCCGGCCTGGCTGCTCAATGCAGCATCACCGCCCACCAGTCCTTTAGGATGTTCCGTAAGCTCCTGTTTACAGCCAGCTGCCAGGAGCAGGCAAACCACCAGGTATATCTTTTTCATGTAAGGTCGTTTAGTCGTTTGCGTTATAGTTTAAAAACTGAGGGTGAGGCCACCGGTAAAGGTCTTTACATTCGGGTAGCTGCCAAAGTCAATGCCCTGGCGGATATCACCGTCAGATGAATTGGACTCGGGATCAATGCCGCTGTAACCGGTAAGTGTAAACAGGTTGGTGGCGCTTACAAATACCTTGATGGCCATGATGTTCTTCAGTTTGGATTTAGGGATGTCATAGGACAGGCTCACGTTCTTAAGCCGCACGAAATCTGCTTTTTCCAGGAAGCGGGTGCTCTGGGTAAAGTTGCGGTTAGTGCTGCTGAAGGCAGGAATATCGGAGGTTTCATTCACCCCGGGGATGTAGCGGTTCTTGATGTCTACCAGTGTTGCTTCGCGTGCATCGCCACCGTAGTACATGGCTGCCGCCTTGTTGTAGTTCAGGCGGTCAAAGCCCATGAGGCCCTGGAACAGCAGGTTCAGGGTAAACGCCTTGTAGGTAAAGGTGTTGTTCCAGCCAAGGGAAGTAGTGGGGATACCACATCCTATCACCCCATAATCGTTTGCATCTATGAGCCCGTCATCGTTCACATCCAGGTAGCGGGAGTCACCGGGCTTGGCGCCGTAGGTAGCGGCTTTGCCATCACCGGGCTTCCAGGTGCCCAGGTAAGTGAGGCCCCAGATGGAGCCGAGGGATTTGCCCGGCATTACTACAAACTCGGACTGGGGCGACATACCACCACCTATTTTACGCGTGTTCGGATCAAAGATCATGGTCCTGTTGTCACCGATGTACTTAACGCGGTTCCTGTTGAAAGACACGTTCAGCGAGGATTTCCAGCTGAAGTTGTTATGGGTGATCACGTCTCCCTCGATGGAAAATTCCCAGCCTTTGTTCTGCACTGTGCCCACGTTGCGGGTAATGCTGTTGCCGCCCAGGTAAAGGGGAAGTGTCTCCGTGAGCAGCAGGTCACGGGTATCTTTTACAAAATAGTCAGCAGTGATATTCACCCGGTCCCTGAACAGGCCGATGTCAATGCCTGCATCTTTCTGTTCGGTAGCTTCCCATTTCAGGTCCGGATTGCCAATGTTGTTGAGAATAATCCCGTTTTGGAAAGTGGAGCTGGTGAAAGAGGCAATACGGTTGGAATAGGAAGAAAAAGTACTGTAAGCGCTCACGGCCTGGTTACCGGTAAGGCCCCAGCTGCCACGCAGTTTCAGCATGCTGATGGCCGGTAAGTTTTCCATGAAAGGCTCGTTGGAGATCACCCAGCCTACAGATACGGAGGGGAAATAGCCAAACTTATTGCTGCCCTGGAAGCGGGAAGAACCATCGCGGCGGATCGCGGCAGAAATGAGGTACTTGTCTTTATATCCATAATTCACGCGGCCTACCAGGGAAAACAGGCTGGCCTTGGAATAGCCGGAAGCCGGGCTGCCGGGTGTGCCCAGCGCCAGGTTATTCCATTGGAAATTTTCATAGGTAAGGTTAGACGCGCCGGCAGCTGCATATTCCAGGGACGACTGCTGGTATTCCGTTACCGCTGTGATATCCAGGCTGTGCACATCTTGGAACAGGTGGTGGTAGTTCAGCGTGTTGGTGTTTTGCAGGCGTAGTTCTTTGTTGGAGCGCACACTGGCGGTGGAAGTACCGGAATTGGTGGTCTTACCGCCAAAGGATTTATTCGTGTATTCGTTATAGTTACCCCCGTACTGTACGTTCAGGCTCAGGCCATCCAGGATGTTGAAGCGGAAACCGCCTATCAGGTTGGCCAGCATGCGGTCTGTAACTGCCAGCCGGTCCGTGGTAAGGGCCACCGGGTTGTAGAAGATGGAGCCCACCGGGTCGGAAACGGTGTACTTGCCGTTAGCCTGGTATACCGGTACCGTGGGAGACCACGTGATAGCCTGTGCCAATGGGCTGCTGGCGCCATCGGCGGGAATATCCGTGTTTTGAGAAGTGCTGTAAGAGCCGGTGATGTTCAGGAAGGTGGATACCCATTTGGAAAGGTTGGCGTTGATGTTGGAACGCAGCGTGTAGCGTTTGTAGAAAGAATTTTGGATCACACCATCCTGGTCCAGGTAGTCACCGGAAATAAAGTAGCCGGATTTGTCCGTGCCGCCGGAAAGGCTCAGCTGGTACTCCTGTGCGGGCGCGGTGCGGAAGATCTCATTCTGCCAGTTGGTGCCGCCATTGGCGCGGTATTGGGCTATCTGCGCGTCCGTAAAAGGTTTGGTGGTGCCCACGGCGGTGGCATGTGCATTGGCCGTTTCGGCATAGTCGCCGGCGTCCAGCAGGTCCAGTTTTTTGATCACGGTAGAAGAGGAGAGACGGCTGGTGAAATCCACTTTCACCGCCCCTTTGCCGCCTTTTTTGGTAGTAACGATGATCACACCGTTTGCACCACGGCTACCAAAGATGGCAGTGGCCGAGGCGTCTTTCAGCACATCAATGGAGGCAATGTCATTGGGATTGATGGAAGCAAAGTCTGCCCCCACAAACCCATCCACCACGTATAGGGGGCTGTTGTCGCCGTTGATAGAGTTGGAGCCGCGTATGCGGATGCGCACGGCGCCCCCGGGTGAACCGGCAGAATTGGTCACCTGTACACCGGCGGCCCGGCCTTGCAGTACCTGGTCCAGGCGGTTTACCGGCTGGTCTTTAAAATCCGCTGCGCTTACAGATGAAATGGAATTGGAAAGATCGCCGCGGCGCTGTTCTCCATAACCCACTACCACGAGTTCATTCATTTTGGAGGCCATGGGTTGCAGTACTACCGGCAGGTTACTTTTGCCTGCCACGGCTACTTCCGTTCTGGTATAACCAATGGAAGAAACCACCAGCACCGCGTTGTCATCTGCCACTTTAATGGCGTACTCGCCATTCTCATTGGTCACCACGCCATGGTTGGTACCTTTTACCTGCACGGTTACGCCCGGCAGCGGCTCTCCCTTTTCGTTGGTGATGCGGCCCTTGATCTCCTTGTCCGGCGCTGCATCTGCGGGCGCTGCCTGCCCTTCCTTACGCTTGATGATAATGATCTTATCCGTAATGGTGTAGGTAAGCGGCTGGCCCTGGAAGCAGGCATCCAGCGCATCCTGCAGGGGGGCATCTTTCAGCTGCAGGCTTTGCACTTTCTTGCTGTGCTGCAGTTGCTCATCCGTGTACAGGAAAGTGTAGCCCGTTTGCTGCTGTATCGCTTTAAATACCTTGTCGAGAGATGTATTGCGTTGGGAAAGGGTAACTGTTTGTGAATACCCGGCCGCATGTACCTGCAGCAGGGTAATGGTCATCAAAAGCACCGTTAGTTTCATGATCAGTAACGTTTTGGCTGATAATCGTGGAATCCATCGGGGCCAGGCATAACATCCCCGGCCGCTTTGGGAAAGAAGCGTCAATAGCATACATTTGTATGGTTTGGGTGAAATAATGATAATTGTCTACGCGATTGTGATTACAGGCCCGGACTTCAGCCGGTGCGGTGCAACGCCCCGGCTTTTTTGTGCCTGTATGGCTGGTAAGATTTGGTTTCAGGGACTCATTAGTGCGTGGAATTTTTTATAACGTGGCAGAAAAAAATTGTCAGGGCGATACGATCAGTTGCTTCCCTTTGATCTCAAAATGTACTTCCCCGGTCAGTTCCATCATTTTTAAGACCTGCGATACCGGTACGTTCCTGGGTATGATGCCCCGAAAGTGCGCCAGCACCGGCGCTTTGTATACAACGTCCACATCGTACCAGCGCGAAATGAGGCGCATGGCGGATTGTATGTCATTGCCCGCCAGTTGCAGGTAGCCATTTTTCCAGGCGGTAGCTTCTTCTGTGTTTACTTCTTCTATAGTAAGATGGCCGGCCGTTTTGTCCAGCAGCGCGCCCTGCCCCGGGTGTAGCTGCTTGTTATTGTCATGGCTGCTTACCCGCACGGCGCCTTCCAGCAGCGTGGTGCGCACCTCCGGCTCATCTTCATACGCCATGATGTTAAAGTGGGTTCCCAGCACCGCTACATCCATGCTATCTGCACCGGTCAGCACATTTACATGAAAGGGATGGTTGGCATTGCCGGCTACTTCAAAATAGGCTTCGCCCTGCAGGGTTACCCGCCGTTCCGTACCGGTAAAGGCAACGGGGTATTGCAGGGTACTGGCGGCATTGAGCCATACTTGGGTGCCATCGGGCAGTGTTACCTGGAACTGGCCACCACGGGGCGTGCGCAAGGTGTTGAAGGGCGCGGGGGCGTTGTTGTTGCCAGTTTGCCGGTAGGTCAGTTGTCCGGCGCCGGGGCTCACCACCTGGGTATTGCCCTGCCGGGGCAGCGTGCTGCCACCGGTGCTGTCCAGCGGCACCTGCGTACCGTCTGCCAGCGTAAGCATGGCGCGGTTGCCACCGGGGGCCACATCCTGCACCGCTGTTA
Proteins encoded:
- a CDS encoding RagB/SusD family nutrient uptake outer membrane protein; translated protein: MKKIYLVVCLLLAAGCKQELTEHPKGLVGGDAALSSQAGLESALTGAYGSLMVPWTSGFTTVSQIAMTMGGDDLTTHPGSNKEEFREFDRFNVTSLNSRMTPIWLGCYKTIQSTTNIINNYDQVQDGTETTIHTIVGEAYFLRALCYYWLTRLWGPVPIIPSEIYSPDYLHLTKSQPADIYKLIEADLAHAEEWVPNTKRDPGRPNKGSVKALLADVYLTEAGWPLKDNSKYALAAAKAKEVIDNKGAYGFDLYQGGFLKIFVGGTVEDVFALFTRGQWSTYNSFYGLSTMPEDQGGWSDFFPELKFFNNFPAGPRKDDTFSTEFVVNGNTIPWQSTTTKHPYYKKFTIQQAGDKATYMSNNPVIMLRYAHVLLIYAEAQARATGTPSDEAYAAVNAVRQRAGLADLPKGLSGADFAAAVVQERAWEFAGEWNRWFDLVRLDLVAAANADKDPADLQPNGTITQADYWMPVPGVDAAVNPNL
- a CDS encoding carbohydrate-binding protein, which codes for MKNIATLFVLLLGVLVCGRLQAQYLLLDDMEGHGPCSSRWTYYAGDNATGKVQFGVANPNPSGLNTSPLVAKFTKDTTCFEYMTAGCTLSDSFDLSTNSKFRMLVYASTQDEIMFKLQHNNDYATAVYFTYKASHINTWEQATYDFSSVKTRTNFNRIEVHFIDGKKANGILYFDLVEGPNPTAITLKDTSIAMGQENGAVLTATVHGGSFADTLHPAGWTATNLPSGVSISHVTRVNDTTALLSLSGNSPVNYSRAILKLTIAGQELDSANASAYTARGNVVFQGNPNWTMIFDEEFSIDGVPDVNKWKIDPQPKGWINGEQEVYTDATHDNARVRNGHLVITGKKDYPNGTTTEPWSSARLITQNKVDFQYGKVDVRARLPRARGSWPAIWLMPTTSAYGAWPKSGELDIMEHVGNNFGTVLSTVHTQNRNWTNGGQVSASKVIPDVDTVYHVYSMEWNADSIEFRYDNLHVLTYPNPHTDWKDWPFDQKFFLILNISIGGGMGGTIVDADWPDSMLVDYVHVYQKGLGTPVLDTVTLTPATISFLPGITQQYTAKALDQNGFPMNITPVWSITGTGNSITTTGLATLHDSATITATATVNGVTKTAVAYATPRTATYKPIPAKIEAEQFGNSNACCTETTADVGGGADVSYIGTGTWFEYDIAVPDSGAYRIQFRVAANSLSSLNIMMDAVTLQTVALPASGGWQNWETVTSLPIQLPAGNKTIRIQANKDGWNFNWLRFVRADSITLAQLDVQPATVNLHTGDIQQFTASGRGQDSSVFIVSPTWSVSGTGASISSTGAFTATAPGNFTITATEAGITDTATAHVTALPVLTRITLAPDTVTVPVGASQQFTAIGYDQRDSVLAFTPVWTVDNAGNTISNTGVFTAGSTPGTDSVTVSQGAISASAVVTTAYTCTVDHKYEAESASNKSSNPYLENCTDVGGGKDYTNLWTNDWFAYSTLVVPVAGRYTISFRVSSTVASKLWVGHSGYNFGVYDIPNTGGKWQTITDTITLPALSYTGIHVQSGNFKFNWFSISNCAVAPPDSPAVSQAMMAAYSQLKPVVETADKNNVTLYPNPTNGQITLQVKEPVYKILSLVDMQGKVIRRWNVKGQTRISQNIGSVPVGMYLLKLENERQATTFKVIKR